In Streptomyces sp. NBC_00091, the following proteins share a genomic window:
- a CDS encoding ATP-binding cassette domain-containing protein, with amino-acid sequence MITLQGLTKRYGDTLAVDELTLNVQAGRVTGFLGPNGAGKSTTMRMILGLDHPTRGQALIAGRPYADLRRPLCAVGAMLDARAVHPARTGRTHLVAQARANGIPVRRVDEVLETVGLTKAARRPTGTYSLGMSGRLGVAGALLGDPPVLVLDEPVNGLDPDGVRWIRRLVRDRAAEGRTVFLSSHLMSEMQLTADHLVVIGRGRLLSNISMTEFLAAASPASARAVVPDAGERATLVRRLMTADGVSVETSASGELTVEGRTAAEIGDLAHHCRVRLHQLSDVRVSLEQAYMDLTARSVEYTTGGRGADTTDAAAAPNEGGRQ; translated from the coding sequence GTGATCACCCTCCAAGGACTCACCAAACGCTATGGCGACACCCTCGCCGTGGACGAGCTGACACTCAACGTCCAGGCCGGCCGCGTGACCGGCTTCCTCGGCCCCAACGGGGCCGGGAAGTCCACCACGATGCGCATGATCCTGGGCCTGGACCACCCCACCCGCGGGCAGGCCCTGATCGCCGGCCGGCCCTACGCGGACCTGCGACGGCCGCTGTGTGCGGTCGGCGCGATGCTGGACGCCCGGGCCGTCCACCCGGCCCGTACCGGCCGCACACACCTCGTCGCCCAAGCCCGGGCAAACGGCATCCCGGTACGCCGCGTGGACGAGGTACTGGAGACGGTGGGCCTGACCAAGGCGGCCCGGCGGCCGACCGGCACATACTCGCTCGGCATGAGCGGGCGACTCGGGGTGGCGGGCGCCCTGCTCGGCGATCCGCCGGTACTCGTCCTGGACGAGCCGGTCAACGGCCTCGACCCGGACGGCGTGCGGTGGATCCGCCGGCTCGTCCGTGACCGGGCGGCGGAAGGACGCACCGTTTTCCTCTCCAGCCATCTGATGAGCGAGATGCAGCTGACGGCCGACCATCTCGTCGTCATCGGACGTGGCCGGCTGCTGAGCAACATCTCCATGACGGAGTTCCTCGCTGCCGCCTCTCCCGCGTCGGCGCGCGCCGTGGTGCCCGACGCTGGGGAGCGGGCGACGCTGGTCCGTCGCCTGATGACGGCTGACGGGGTGAGTGTCGAGACGTCCGCGTCCGGCGAACTCACCGTCGAGGGCCGCACCGCCGCCGAGATCGGCGACCTGGCCCACCACTGCCGGGTCCGGTTGCACCAGCTGAGCGACGTCCGGGTTTCGCTGGAGCAGGCCTACATGGACCTGACCGCGCGCAGCGTCGAGTACACAACGGGCGGCAGAGGCGCGGACACGACCGACGCGGCCGCAGCGCCGAACGAAGGGGGACGACAGTGA
- a CDS encoding ABC transporter permease, translating into MTTTTTADGRTAPPRAVPDTPGRGAPGGFAGAIASEWTKLWSVRSPYLCLLAGLAITGVFTYYYASIARINGHPIQPVGNAAASSAVLAQFAVVVLATVAVTSEYSTGSVRASLLWVPRRHRVQAAKALVAAVVAFVAGTTFAVVGTAVAWVAFDGRASFEAGPSLRQVLAVGLYQALVAVLTVGVAFATRHPAGTLSILVTLLWALPSVLLGLGGRTLADVNDHLPHGSGDHFMRIGAEAPYTPGTAVLIVAAWAATAHLIGLYVLRRRDA; encoded by the coding sequence GTGACCACGACGACGACAGCCGACGGGCGGACGGCCCCGCCCCGGGCCGTGCCCGACACCCCTGGCCGGGGCGCACCCGGTGGCTTCGCCGGGGCGATCGCCTCCGAATGGACCAAACTGTGGTCCGTCCGATCCCCCTATCTCTGCCTTCTGGCGGGCCTCGCGATCACCGGCGTCTTCACCTACTACTACGCCTCGATCGCCCGCATCAACGGGCATCCGATCCAGCCCGTCGGGAACGCGGCGGCCTCCTCCGCCGTCCTCGCCCAGTTCGCCGTCGTCGTCCTGGCCACGGTCGCGGTGACCTCCGAATACTCGACGGGGAGCGTGCGGGCTTCCTTGCTGTGGGTGCCCCGGCGGCATCGGGTCCAGGCGGCGAAGGCACTGGTGGCGGCCGTGGTCGCGTTCGTCGCCGGCACCACGTTCGCCGTCGTGGGCACGGCGGTGGCCTGGGTGGCGTTCGACGGACGGGCTTCCTTCGAGGCAGGCCCGAGCCTCCGGCAGGTCCTCGCGGTCGGTCTCTACCAGGCGTTGGTCGCTGTCCTGACCGTCGGGGTGGCGTTCGCCACGCGCCACCCGGCCGGCACGCTCTCGATCCTCGTCACACTCCTGTGGGCACTGCCGAGCGTGCTCCTGGGGCTCGGAGGCCGGACGCTCGCGGACGTCAACGACCATCTGCCGCACGGATCCGGAGACCACTTCATGCGCATCGGCGCCGAGGCCCCGTACACGCCGGGGACGGCGGTCCTGATCGTGGCGGCGTGGGCCGCGACCGCGCACCTGATCGGCCTGTACGTCCTGCGCCGCCGGGACGCCTGA
- a CDS encoding response regulator transcription factor: MEETTPSSRPVRVLVADDEAMVRAGVRAILTRDPHVEVVAEAGDGHEAIALTRRYRPDVVLLDIQMPGLDGLTAAARLHREPTAVGVIMLTTFGQDEYVTRALEEGADGFLLKADDPRELLNGVRAVGAGGAYLSPRVAGRVIAGLRAHRAAHPHRSLERLTEREREVLAGLGTGLSNAEIASRLHLVEGTVKAHVSAVLAKLGARNRVEAAISAYEAGLVPPRPR; the protein is encoded by the coding sequence GTGGAAGAGACGACACCGAGCAGCCGACCGGTCCGGGTCCTGGTGGCCGACGACGAGGCGATGGTCCGGGCGGGTGTGCGGGCCATCCTCACCAGGGACCCGCATGTCGAAGTGGTCGCCGAGGCGGGTGACGGGCACGAGGCCATCGCGCTCACCCGCCGGTACCGGCCGGACGTGGTCCTGTTGGACATCCAGATGCCCGGCTTGGACGGGCTGACGGCAGCGGCGCGCCTCCACCGAGAGCCGACGGCGGTCGGTGTGATCATGCTGACTACCTTCGGTCAGGACGAGTACGTCACCCGCGCCCTGGAGGAGGGCGCCGACGGCTTCCTGCTGAAGGCGGACGACCCGAGGGAACTGCTCAACGGGGTACGGGCGGTGGGAGCCGGCGGGGCCTACCTGTCCCCACGGGTCGCCGGCCGAGTCATCGCCGGGCTGCGCGCGCACCGGGCGGCACATCCTCACCGCTCGCTGGAGCGACTCACGGAACGGGAGCGCGAGGTGCTGGCCGGACTCGGGACGGGGCTGTCCAACGCGGAGATCGCGAGCCGGCTGCACCTGGTCGAGGGCACGGTGAAGGCGCACGTCAGCGCGGTGCTCGCGAAGCTGGGCGCGCGCAACCGGGTGGAGGCGGCCATCTCCGCGTACGAGGCCGGCCTGGTCCCGCCACGCCCCCGCTGA